In the genome of Hydractinia symbiolongicarpus strain clone_291-10 chromosome 5, HSymV2.1, whole genome shotgun sequence, one region contains:
- the LOC130646000 gene encoding uncharacterized protein LOC130646000: protein MRHYLENFSRCLLHLVPHSLTCLTIVVRKISLKQTGWVEMCLCTSINKEYINTATCYYDYSSSLVNLSFQAINRCLLAPRNIGDCLNFLSKSYVQEPNFKACFQIGLACKKYPPTHPGLVQENFSKWTVAQLQDFLQIGINRSGKKEQLVLNAYSAYNLQLPVVFLDPQEEQAEILNDRSSKLHLEGGLVKLPIPWTLIDGWMKALSYLPNTTQDDIKNNNVMSHNIGNNVRYCFVRDNAKVICGDCSCVASFQCILSDFLILGDFMRFILVLLFFVFSVGGVCKHFGCLLWYIEREVREGRNLTCTSKPQMWHAPTKRQTKLHQPDMINNIEIKKPKMENIFTVNPKYERSSFQERLIIENRSQCHKTIATC, encoded by the exons atgag GCATTACCTAGAAAACTTCAGTCGTTGTCTTTTACATCTGGTGCCACATAGCCTCACCTGCCTTACAATAGTTGTTCGAAAAATTAGCTTAAAACAAACGGGGTGGGTGGAGATGTGTCTATGCACATCCATTAATAAGGAATACATCAATACG GCCACTTGCTATTACGACTATTCCTCGTCATTAGTGAACCTGTCATTCCAGGCTATTAATCGCTGCCTTCTGGCTCCTCGAAACATAGgagattgtttaaattttttgtcgaaGAGCTATGTACAGGAGCCAAACTTTAAAG CATGTTTTCAGATAGGTCTTGCTTGCAAAAAATATCCTCCCACTCACCCTGGTCTGGTGCAGGAAAATTTTAGTAAATGGACAGTAGCACAGTTACAAGATTTTTTACAGATAGGAATTAACCGATCTGGTAAAAAGGAGCAACTTGTTTTGAATGCATATTCCGCTTATAATCTCCAACTTCCTGTAGTTTTTCTGGACCCCCAAGAAGAACAGGCTGAAATTCTTAATGATCGATCATCGAAATTGCATCTTGAAGGTGGTCTTGTTAAATTACCAATTCCATGGACATTAATCGATGGCTGGATGAAGGCTCTATCTTATTTACCAAATACAACACAAGATGACATAAAGAATA ACAATGTTATGTCGCACAATATCGGTAATAATGTTCGGTATTGTTTTGTTCGAG ACAATGCTAAAGTTATATGTGGCGATTGTTCTTGTGTTGCAAG TTTTCAGTGTATTTTAAGTGATTTCCTTATTTTAGGTGATTTCATGAGATtcattttagtattattattttttgtttttagtgttGGAGGAGTTTGCAAGCATTTTGGATGCCTATTATGGTACATTGAACGAGAGGTACGTGAAGGTAGAAACCTGACATGCACATCAAAACCACAGATGTGGCATGCACCTACAAAAAGGCAAACAAAACTACATCAACCGGATATGATTAATAACATCGAGATAAAAAAGCCAaagatggaaaatatttttactgtaAACCCAAAATACGAAAGATCTTCATTCCAAGAGCGCCTCATCATCGAGAACCGATCACAGTGTCACAAGACAATTGCAACATGTTAG
- the LOC130646001 gene encoding ring-infected erythrocyte surface antigen-like, with protein sequence MQKKEKKRSKEKTKQQKAKAKKAKSQAKKNKQYKNRGHDFRKMLKGMVRDDTESEEEGSGEDVDIPGESDNENQVVINEPNDKKETADHQGQENTDHQGQENTDHQGQENTTSTLDHLDDHNIGKFFAVFWTKPRTYYWASF encoded by the coding sequence atgcaaaaaaaagaaaagaagagatCGAAAGAAaagacaaaacaacaaaaagcaaAGGCAAAGAAGGCTAAGAGCCAAgccaagaaaaataaacaatataaaaacaggGGCCATGATTTCCGAAAAATGCTTAAGGGCATGGTACGTGATGACACTGAATCAGAAGAAGAGGGAAGTGGTGAAGATGTAGATATCCCAGGAGAGTCAGACAACGAAAACCAAGTAGTTATTAATGAACCCAATGATAAAAAAGAAACCGCTGATCACCAAGGCCAAGAAAACACCGATCACCAAGGCCAAGAAAACACCGATCACCAAGGCCAAGAAAACACTACCTCTACCCTTGATCATTTAGATGATCACAACATTGGAAAATTCTTTGCTGTATTCTGGACAAAGCCTAGAACCTACTACTGGGCAAGCTTTTGA